DNA sequence from the Halobacterium sp. DL1 genome:
GCAATCGTCGCCGCACTGCCCGTGGTCCCGTCGGCCGTCGGAAACGCCGTTTCGGGTGGTGCCGAGACTGCATTCACGTACGTCCTGCCGCCCACCGTCGGCGCCGCGCTCACCCTCGTCGCCTGCGTCCTCCAGCAGCACCGCCGTGCCCCCGAGGCTGCTCCGAGAGCCGGGTAGTGGGGCCGGCAGTCGCCCCGTGTAGTCACGTTCTTACGCGTCGACCCCCAATCCCCCGCCAATGAACGACCCCGCGGAGCTGGACGTGACGCTCGTGGACGGCTACGTCGACGAGCCGGCGCACTTCGGCGTGCCGCCGTACATCTCCACGTACCCGCGGTACGCCGCCGGCGCGATGGTGGACGCCGGCGTCGACCCCGAGAACGTCACCTACCACACCATCGACGAACTGCGCGACGACCGCTCGAAGTGGGCCGACGTGGCGGACGCGGACCTCTTCGTCTACGTCGGCGGCATGACCGTCCCCGGGAAGTACGTCGGCGGGACGCCCGCCGAACCAGACGAGGTGCGGGAGCTGGCGTGGGTCGCCGAGGGGACGAGCGTGATGGGCGGTCCCGTCCGCTTCGGCGTCGGCGAGGAGAACGCGGGCGCCCAGGAGATGGAGCGCTCGGACCTCGACTTCGACTTCCTCGCGATGGCGGACGTCGAGGCCGCGGCCTACGACCTCGTGAACAACGGTCTAGATGGGTTCGAGGACCGCTACCGCGACAACGACGAGATCGACCGCTGGGGCGCGAAGGGCGCGTTCGTCGTCGAGCAGCACCCCAACTTCCCGGAGTACCTCATCTGCGAGATGGAGACCTCCCGTGGCTGCGCCTACCGCTGCTCGTTCTGCACGGAACCGATGTACGGCGACCCCGGCTTCCGGAGCGCCGACTCCGTCGTCCGCGAGGTCGGGAACCTCTACGACGCCGGCGCGCGGCACTTCCGCCTCGGCCGGCAGGCCGACATCCTCGCGTTCGGCGGCGACGGCGAGGCCCCGAACCCGGGCGCCCTGCGCGACCTCTACGAGGGTATCCGCGAGGTGGCGCCCGACCTCGGGACGCTGCACCTCGACAACATGAACCCCGTGACCATCGTGGACTACCCCGAGAAGTCCCGGGAGGCCATCCGCATCATCGCCGAGCACAACACCGCGGGCGACACCGCGGCGTTCGGCCTGGAGTCCGCGGACCCAGTCGTCGCCGAGGAGAACCACCTGCTCGTCTCCGCCGACGAGTGTCTCGAGGCAGTCCGCGTCGTCAACGAGGTTGGCGGCTGGCGTCCTGGCGAATCCCCGGAAGACGCGCCGACGTTCGGCGACGAGGCCGCGAACCGGCTGCCGAAACTGCTCCCCGGCATCAACCTCGTCCACGGCCTCAAGGGCGAGAGCGCGGAGACGTTCGAGCACAACAAGCAGTTCCTCCAGCGCGTGCTCGACGAGGGGCTGATGCTCCGGCGCATCAACATCCGGCAGGTGATGACTTTCGAGGGGACGGAGATGGCAGAAACGGGCGTCGAACTCGCCGAGAACCACAAGCAACTGTTCAAGCAGTACAAGACGGAGGTCCGCGAGGATATCGACAACCCGATGCTGAACCGCGTGGTGCCGCCCGGAACCGTCCTGGAGGACGTCCACCTCGAGTACCACCAGGACGGCAAGACGTTCGGCCGCCAGCTCGGCACCTACTCGTTGCTCGTCGGCATCCCGGGCGAGCGCGAACTCGGACGGACCATCGACGTGGCGGTCACCGACCACGGCTACCGCTCGGTGACCGGAGTGCCGTACCCCCTCGACCTCGACAGCGCGTCGATGGCCGAACTCACCGCTATCCCCGGCATCGGCGACCGGACGGCCGGCGACATCCTCGTCGACCGCCCCCACGACACGACCCCGACCGTCGACGACGCAGACATCGCGAAGTTCGTCCGCTGAGAGCGGTGCCGTCGCTGCCAGCATCGCGG
Encoded proteins:
- a CDS encoding radical SAM protein codes for the protein MNDPAELDVTLVDGYVDEPAHFGVPPYISTYPRYAAGAMVDAGVDPENVTYHTIDELRDDRSKWADVADADLFVYVGGMTVPGKYVGGTPAEPDEVRELAWVAEGTSVMGGPVRFGVGEENAGAQEMERSDLDFDFLAMADVEAAAYDLVNNGLDGFEDRYRDNDEIDRWGAKGAFVVEQHPNFPEYLICEMETSRGCAYRCSFCTEPMYGDPGFRSADSVVREVGNLYDAGARHFRLGRQADILAFGGDGEAPNPGALRDLYEGIREVAPDLGTLHLDNMNPVTIVDYPEKSREAIRIIAEHNTAGDTAAFGLESADPVVAEENHLLVSADECLEAVRVVNEVGGWRPGESPEDAPTFGDEAANRLPKLLPGINLVHGLKGESAETFEHNKQFLQRVLDEGLMLRRINIRQVMTFEGTEMAETGVELAENHKQLFKQYKTEVREDIDNPMLNRVVPPGTVLEDVHLEYHQDGKTFGRQLGTYSLLVGIPGERELGRTIDVAVTDHGYRSVTGVPYPLDLDSASMAELTAIPGIGDRTAGDILVDRPHDTTPTVDDADIAKFVR